One genomic window of Pseudoxanthomonas sp. includes the following:
- a CDS encoding YetF domain-containing protein has product MKHILLDLAMPWWEFVLRAVAVYVVVLLMVRMTGKRALGQSTPFDALVIVLLGTAVQNSLIGEDTSLLGGLLLAAVLLALNWMVGFATARSKKLDVLVQGRPVVLARDGCIDWQQLVKRNVSYADFETSKRAADCRDDVEIDLAILETSGRITVLKKRG; this is encoded by the coding sequence ATGAAGCACATTCTTTTGGATCTGGCGATGCCGTGGTGGGAGTTCGTGCTGCGCGCGGTGGCGGTCTACGTGGTGGTGCTGCTGATGGTGCGCATGACCGGCAAGCGGGCCCTGGGCCAGAGCACGCCGTTCGATGCGCTGGTCATCGTGTTGTTGGGCACAGCTGTGCAGAATTCGTTGATCGGCGAAGACACCTCGCTGCTTGGCGGATTGTTGCTGGCTGCGGTGCTGCTGGCCTTGAACTGGATGGTCGGTTTCGCCACTGCGCGCAGCAAGAAACTGGATGTGCTCGTGCAGGGCAGGCCGGTGGTCTTGGCGCGCGATGGCTGTATCGACTGGCAGCAGCTGGTGAAGCGCAATGTGAGCTACGCCGATTTCGAAACCTCCAAGCGGGCGGCTGATTGTCGCGATGATGTCGAAATCGATCTGGCAATCCTTGAAACTTCGGGCCGCATCACGGTTCTGAAGAAACGCGGCTAG
- a CDS encoding response regulator transcription factor, with protein MTIRIFLVDDHALVRTGLKMILAGQTDMEVVGEADNGEDALPAIRKLKPHVVLCDLHLPGLSGLDVTERIVRGNFGSRVVIVSVLEDGPLPKRLLEAGASGYVGKGGDATELLRAVRDVSRGKRYLGANVAQHLAMSAVSDEASPFDDMSPRELEVAMLLIQGLRQEDIARRLSLSPKTVSTHKTRLFQKAQVTDTVALARLAAQYGLVDPAKVV; from the coding sequence ATGACGATTCGGATTTTTCTGGTGGATGACCACGCGCTGGTGCGCACGGGCCTGAAGATGATTCTGGCCGGCCAGACCGACATGGAAGTGGTCGGCGAAGCCGACAACGGCGAGGATGCGCTGCCGGCCATCCGCAAACTCAAGCCGCACGTGGTGTTGTGCGATCTGCATCTGCCAGGCCTGAGTGGCCTGGACGTCACCGAACGCATCGTGCGTGGAAATTTCGGTAGCCGCGTGGTGATCGTGTCGGTGCTGGAAGATGGCCCGCTGCCCAAGCGATTGCTGGAAGCCGGCGCCTCGGGCTATGTGGGCAAGGGCGGGGATGCCACGGAGCTGTTGCGTGCGGTTCGTGATGTCTCCAGGGGCAAGCGTTACCTGGGGGCCAATGTTGCCCAGCACCTGGCCATGTCCGCGGTCAGCGATGAGGCTTCACCGTTCGACGACATGTCACCGCGTGAATTGGAGGTGGCGATGCTGCTCATCCAGGGCCTGCGCCAGGAAGATATCGCACGGCGGCTCAGCCTGAGCCCCAAGACGGTGAGCACGCACAAGACGCGGCTGTTCCAGAAGGCACAGGTGACCGATACGGTCGCGCTGGCCCGGTTGGCCGCGCAGTACGGCCTGGTCGATCCGGCGAAGGTGGTCTAG
- a CDS encoding Rne/Rng family ribonuclease, with protein sequence MKRMLINATQAEELRVAIVDGQTLYDIDIEQPSKEQKKSNIYKGRITRLEPSLEAAFVDYGAERHGFLPLKEISRDYFQSGVDHNKAGLRELLREGQEVVVQVDKDERGNKGAALTTFISLAGRYMVLMPNSPTAGGVSRRIEGDDRAALKAAMDALTIPDDMGVIIRTAGVGRDAEELQWDLDYLLSVWKAVAEAALAKPAPFLIYQESRLIVRALRDYLRSDVGEILVDTEELYATAQEFMQQVMPHNLRKLKHYTDDIPLFNRFQIESQIEGAYERNVRLPSGGSIVVDQTEALTAIDVNSARATKGGDIEETAFHTNCEAAEEVARQLRLRDLGGLVVIDFIDMSSTKHQREVENRLQNSLKYDRARVQLGRISRFGLMEMSRQRLRPSLGESSQIVCPRCDGHGRMRSVESLSLSIIRVAEEHAMKDNTGQVLVQAPLEIANYLLNEKRSALREIEQRHDSPIIIVADEQLHTPHYEVTRLRENELGEESTKPSYQRGTPRKLPVHALTKAQLNIPVAPAVTTVKHAAPAPVRQEREAPAPVEAAPAPSAPTPVVTAAPGGVVGWLKRVFGGAEAPAPAPTQPQRSEARPARTDRGSNNGNSQQRREGGRNQGGNNARGGQQQSGQQRRGDRDSRNKDKDATPAQANNNGQQQPRNRGEQQPKQKQQNQQPKVARPQNDGQNPGQQQGGRGPKPPRESQKPVAEVAVETVAAAAALTAIQQEQDVAQQPAVAVQPQVPVQAKEPKAEAPAEPRKDKPPVVQDNTQAQSDVDADEGDDQDGDGNQADGVDETGTPRRRRGRRGGRRRRRGNGENAGTTGEQGEADFGGDEEPGVVPSSSQPEFDFDDAEPTVAKPSRPRAQQADATSTTAIAAASATVVVAEAATVETAAPAPVEATAPVLVATATEVHAVEAAAVEAPAAQVPPRVSAAPITPAVVAEVTPPTTSAVPKSEPAERYTSEAPAEIAPASIEPPPAATVASEIQAAPVVTSEPAASDTVPAAVTQEAPVAAQPDLLVEADVAPSVAQVEAEQAARTPADVETIAPAKPKPAAPATGGSLFFTADADTPRSVTRHLFEPVAAPRPTQGEGEANNDDTAEKPDDGERSA encoded by the coding sequence ATGAAACGTATGTTGATCAATGCCACGCAGGCCGAAGAGCTGCGCGTGGCGATCGTCGACGGCCAGACGCTCTACGACATCGATATCGAGCAGCCGTCCAAAGAGCAGAAGAAGTCCAACATCTACAAGGGCCGTATCACCCGGCTCGAGCCTTCCCTGGAAGCAGCCTTCGTCGATTACGGCGCCGAGCGTCATGGCTTCCTGCCGTTGAAGGAAATCTCCCGCGATTACTTCCAGTCCGGCGTCGACCACAACAAGGCCGGCCTGCGCGAACTGCTGCGCGAGGGCCAGGAAGTGGTGGTCCAGGTCGACAAGGACGAGCGCGGCAACAAGGGCGCCGCCCTGACCACGTTCATCTCGCTGGCCGGCCGCTACATGGTGCTGATGCCGAACTCGCCCACCGCCGGCGGCGTCTCGCGCCGGATCGAGGGCGATGACCGCGCCGCACTGAAAGCCGCCATGGACGCGCTGACCATCCCCGACGACATGGGCGTGATCATCCGCACCGCGGGCGTCGGCCGCGACGCCGAAGAGCTGCAGTGGGACCTGGATTACCTGCTGAGCGTGTGGAAGGCCGTGGCCGAGGCCGCCCTGGCCAAGCCGGCGCCGTTCCTGATCTACCAGGAGTCGCGCCTGATCGTGCGCGCCCTGCGCGACTACCTGCGTTCGGACGTGGGCGAGATCCTGGTCGACACCGAGGAGCTCTACGCCACCGCCCAGGAGTTCATGCAGCAGGTGATGCCGCACAACCTGCGCAAGCTCAAGCACTACACCGACGACATCCCGCTGTTCAACCGCTTCCAGATCGAATCGCAGATCGAAGGCGCCTACGAGCGCAACGTGCGCCTGCCCTCTGGCGGCTCGATCGTGGTCGACCAGACCGAAGCGTTGACCGCCATCGACGTCAACTCGGCCCGCGCCACCAAGGGCGGCGACATCGAGGAAACCGCGTTCCACACCAACTGCGAAGCGGCCGAGGAAGTGGCCCGCCAACTGCGCCTGCGCGACCTGGGTGGCCTGGTGGTGATCGACTTCATCGACATGTCCTCGACCAAGCACCAGCGCGAAGTCGAAAACCGCCTGCAGAACTCGCTCAAGTACGACCGCGCCCGCGTCCAGTTGGGCCGGATCTCGCGCTTCGGCCTGATGGAAATGTCGCGCCAGCGCCTGCGTCCGAGCCTGGGCGAATCCAGCCAGATCGTGTGCCCGCGCTGCGATGGCCACGGCCGCATGCGCAGCGTCGAATCGCTGTCGCTGTCGATCATCCGCGTGGCCGAAGAGCACGCGATGAAGGACAACACCGGGCAGGTCCTGGTGCAGGCGCCGTTGGAAATCGCCAACTACCTGCTCAACGAAAAGCGCAGCGCGCTGCGTGAGATCGAGCAGCGCCACGACTCGCCGATCATCATCGTCGCCGACGAGCAGCTGCACACGCCGCATTACGAAGTCACCCGTCTGCGCGAGAACGAGCTCGGCGAAGAGTCGACCAAGCCCAGCTACCAGCGCGGCACCCCGCGCAAGCTGCCGGTGCATGCCCTGACCAAGGCCCAGCTCAACATCCCGGTTGCGCCGGCCGTGACCACGGTCAAGCACGCCGCGCCTGCCCCGGTCCGCCAGGAACGCGAAGCGCCCGCGCCGGTCGAAGCCGCACCTGCCCCGAGCGCTCCGACGCCAGTCGTCACCGCAGCACCCGGTGGCGTGGTCGGTTGGCTGAAGCGCGTGTTCGGTGGCGCCGAAGCGCCTGCCCCGGCGCCGACTCAACCGCAGCGCAGTGAAGCGCGTCCAGCCCGGACAGACCGTGGCAGCAATAACGGCAACAGCCAGCAGCGTCGCGAAGGTGGCCGCAACCAGGGCGGCAACAACGCCCGCGGCGGCCAGCAGCAGAGCGGCCAGCAGCGCCGTGGCGACCGCGACAGCCGCAACAAGGACAAGGACGCCACACCGGCGCAGGCCAACAACAACGGCCAGCAGCAACCACGCAATCGCGGCGAGCAGCAGCCCAAGCAGAAGCAGCAGAACCAGCAGCCGAAGGTCGCAAGGCCGCAGAACGATGGCCAGAATCCGGGCCAGCAGCAGGGTGGTCGCGGTCCCAAGCCGCCACGCGAATCGCAGAAGCCCGTAGCAGAGGTCGCGGTCGAGACTGTGGCTGCGGCCGCAGCGCTGACTGCGATCCAGCAGGAACAGGACGTCGCCCAGCAGCCAGCGGTTGCGGTCCAGCCGCAGGTACCCGTACAGGCGAAGGAGCCCAAAGCCGAGGCACCTGCCGAACCGCGCAAGGACAAGCCGCCGGTCGTGCAGGACAACACCCAGGCGCAGTCCGATGTCGACGCAGATGAAGGTGATGATCAGGACGGCGACGGCAACCAGGCCGACGGTGTCGATGAAACCGGCACCCCGCGCCGTCGTCGCGGCCGTCGCGGCGGCCGTCGCCGTCGTCGTGGCAATGGCGAGAACGCCGGCACTACGGGTGAGCAGGGCGAAGCTGATTTTGGCGGTGACGAGGAACCAGGCGTCGTGCCCTCCTCCTCGCAGCCCGAATTCGACTTCGACGATGCGGAACCAACCGTCGCAAAGCCGAGCCGGCCACGCGCCCAGCAGGCCGATGCCACCAGCACCACCGCAATCGCCGCGGCCAGTGCAACGGTCGTCGTCGCTGAAGCAGCTACCGTCGAAACCGCCGCACCCGCGCCGGTTGAAGCAACTGCGCCAGTCCTCGTAGCGACTGCCACCGAGGTGCACGCTGTCGAAGCAGCTGCTGTCGAAGCGCCGGCCGCCCAAGTGCCGCCGCGCGTGTCAGCCGCGCCGATCACCCCTGCCGTGGTGGCCGAAGTGACGCCGCCGACCACGTCGGCCGTGCCGAAGAGCGAGCCAGCCGAGCGCTACACGAGCGAGGCGCCGGCCGAAATCGCGCCGGCCAGCATCGAACCGCCGCCGGCCGCAACCGTCGCCAGCGAAATCCAGGCTGCGCCCGTCGTGACCTCCGAACCTGCCGCCTCCGATACCGTGCCGGCTGCCGTCACGCAGGAAGCGCCTGTCGCGGCACAGCCGGACCTGCTGGTGGAAGCCGACGTCGCGCCATCTGTGGCCCAGGTCGAAGCCGAGCAGGCTGCCAGAACACCGGCAGACGTCGAAACCATCGCACCGGCCAAGCCGAAACCGGCCGCACCTGCCACGGGTGGTTCGCTGTTCTTCACTGCCGACGCGGACACGCCACGTTCGGTGACGCGCCACCTGTTCGAACCGGTGGCCGCACCGCGTCCGACACAAGGCGAAGGTGAAGCCAACAACGACGACACAGCAGAGAAGCCCGACGACGGCGAACGCAGCGCCTGA
- a CDS encoding M28 family peptidase, translated as MRASLARLLGIGLTACLSTTAIAAATSADTASADAPYGFLGSHGQRLATLESDFDAQVKPAQIDAWLQQLTSAPNHLGSPHNLENARFIAARFKEWGFQVRTEKFEALVAYPLEQHLQLVRPNAQEIDLAEPPVPGDASTAITEGTIPGAEAYSPDGDVTAPLVYVNQGIAADYEELARRGVDVKGKIVIARSTGSGRMFKPLLAEQHGAVATIIFSDPIEDGYTKGDVYPAGAWRPERGVQRGTLIVKDALDRKAGDALIRNKRPENLNGPVLAISYAAAKPLLSALQGPTGPANWQGGLPITYHLGGQDSTQVRVKTRSDWGWRTLYNVIATLPGSEHPEQEVIRGVHHDAWVFGAWDPLANTAAMLAEAQAISALHRAGWTPKRTLRFASWDGEELGLLGSRWHVQQDPDGTAKRVVFYLNGDTTSRGYLSIGGSPAMSTLLHQVAAGIKDPETGVSIAQRLRGKQAFDAAKADPSVLAPDKDALLEPLTSGSDFSSFVHKLGVMSMHSRFGYDRDGDEESVPIYHSAYDTYAHYQRFGDPGMAYLQALAQVNGHLLLRVADADLLPWHYAELADALDGYVDAIERDNTKQEVARRQRQHLLELDAYRLAADPSKHVGNPPPLPAGLAQLDLTPLRAAVAALHTTAAQYDQAYDTLDSRVGKAQLATANRHLAVLEQHFIVRKGKQSRTLLYAGAGEPFPEIRKAVQTGDAQATAAAINEAAAAVKAAAAELSQATQALEAGRG; from the coding sequence ATGCGCGCTTCGCTAGCCCGCCTGCTCGGCATCGGCCTGACCGCCTGCCTGTCCACCACCGCGATCGCGGCCGCCACGTCCGCCGACACAGCGTCGGCGGATGCCCCTTATGGCTTTCTCGGCAGCCATGGCCAACGCCTTGCCACGCTGGAATCGGATTTCGATGCCCAAGTGAAGCCGGCGCAGATCGATGCCTGGCTGCAACAGCTGACCTCCGCACCCAACCATCTGGGCTCGCCGCACAATCTGGAGAACGCGCGCTTCATCGCCGCCCGCTTCAAGGAATGGGGCTTCCAGGTCCGCACCGAAAAGTTCGAGGCGCTGGTGGCCTACCCGCTGGAGCAGCACTTGCAGCTGGTCAGGCCGAACGCGCAGGAGATCGACCTGGCTGAGCCGCCGGTCCCCGGCGACGCCAGCACCGCCATTACCGAAGGCACCATTCCCGGCGCGGAGGCCTATTCGCCCGACGGCGATGTCACCGCCCCGCTGGTCTACGTCAACCAGGGCATCGCCGCCGACTACGAGGAACTGGCGCGGCGCGGCGTGGACGTCAAGGGCAAGATCGTGATCGCGCGCTCGACCGGTTCGGGCCGCATGTTCAAGCCGCTGCTGGCCGAACAGCACGGTGCGGTCGCCACGATCATCTTCTCCGACCCGATCGAAGACGGTTACACCAAGGGCGATGTGTACCCGGCTGGCGCCTGGCGCCCGGAGCGCGGCGTGCAACGCGGCACGCTGATCGTCAAGGACGCGCTGGACCGCAAGGCTGGCGATGCGCTGATCAGGAACAAGCGACCGGAGAACCTCAACGGCCCGGTGCTGGCTATTTCGTACGCCGCCGCCAAGCCGCTGCTCAGCGCGCTGCAAGGACCGACCGGTCCGGCCAACTGGCAGGGCGGACTGCCCATCACCTATCACCTGGGTGGCCAGGATTCGACCCAGGTGCGGGTCAAGACGCGCTCGGACTGGGGCTGGCGCACGTTGTACAACGTCATCGCCACCCTGCCGGGCAGCGAGCATCCGGAGCAGGAAGTAATCCGCGGTGTACATCACGATGCCTGGGTGTTCGGCGCCTGGGATCCCCTGGCCAACACTGCCGCGATGCTGGCCGAAGCCCAGGCCATCAGCGCCCTGCACCGCGCCGGCTGGACACCCAAGCGCACCCTGCGCTTTGCCAGCTGGGATGGCGAGGAACTTGGCCTGCTCGGCTCGCGCTGGCACGTACAGCAGGATCCGGACGGCACTGCCAAGCGCGTGGTGTTCTATCTCAATGGCGACACCACCAGCCGTGGTTACCTAAGCATCGGCGGCAGCCCGGCGATGTCCACGCTGCTGCACCAGGTCGCCGCCGGCATCAAGGATCCAGAGACCGGCGTGTCCATCGCCCAGCGCCTGCGCGGCAAGCAGGCCTTCGATGCGGCCAAGGCCGATCCATCGGTGCTGGCGCCGGACAAGGACGCACTGCTGGAGCCGTTGACGTCGGGATCGGACTTCAGTTCGTTCGTGCACAAGCTCGGGGTGATGTCGATGCACAGCCGCTTCGGCTATGACCGCGACGGCGACGAGGAAAGCGTGCCGATCTACCACTCCGCCTACGACACCTACGCGCACTACCAGCGCTTCGGCGACCCGGGCATGGCCTATCTGCAGGCGCTGGCGCAGGTCAACGGCCACCTGCTGCTACGCGTGGCCGATGCCGACCTGCTGCCCTGGCATTACGCCGAGCTGGCCGATGCACTGGACGGCTATGTCGATGCGATCGAACGCGACAACACCAAGCAGGAAGTCGCTCGCCGCCAGCGCCAGCACCTGCTCGAACTGGATGCCTATCGCCTGGCCGCCGACCCTTCCAAGCATGTCGGCAATCCGCCGCCGTTGCCGGCCGGGCTGGCGCAACTGGACCTGACGCCGCTGCGCGCGGCCGTGGCCGCCCTGCACACGACCGCTGCGCAATACGACCAGGCCTACGACACGCTCGACAGCCGTGTCGGCAAGGCCCAGCTGGCAACAGCCAATCGCCACCTGGCGGTACTGGAACAGCACTTCATCGTGCGCAAGGGCAAGCAGTCGCGCACGCTGCTGTACGCCGGCGCCGGCGAGCCGTTCCCTGAAATCCGCAAGGCCGTCCAGACCGGGGATGCACAAGCCACGGCAGCCGCAATCAACGAAGCCGCCGCCGCAGTCAAGGCCGCTGCCGCCGAACTGTCCCAGGCCACCCAGGCATTGGAGGCCGGCCGTGGTTGA
- a CDS encoding RluA family pseudouridine synthase, translating to MTAPPRSENPPARSTVRTVVVPEDREGQRLDNFLLGQLKGAPRSLVYKLVRSGQVRVNGGRAKAERKLVAGDEVRVPPVNLDETGPGSAPPAGFLARMEAAIVFEDARLLVINKPTGVASHGGSGISHGAIETMRALRPNQSLELVHRLDRDTSGLLILAKKRSALTELQALLREDAGPNKGIRKRYLTLLTGRMPDGTMTVDAPLLVGLRQGGERHVQVNDGGKPSVSHFKVLERRGGQSYCEVLIETGRTHQIRVHAQHIGHAVAGDDKYGDPEANKRLREQAGLKRLFLHAASLEFSLDSGRTPYVLNAPLADDLAAALDALA from the coding sequence ATGACTGCACCCCCACGCTCCGAAAATCCCCCCGCGCGCAGCACCGTCCGCACTGTGGTGGTGCCTGAGGACCGCGAGGGCCAGCGGCTGGACAATTTCCTGCTGGGCCAACTCAAGGGCGCCCCCCGCAGCCTGGTCTACAAGCTGGTCCGCAGTGGCCAGGTGCGGGTGAACGGGGGCCGGGCCAAGGCCGAGCGCAAGCTGGTGGCCGGGGATGAGGTGCGGGTGCCGCCGGTCAACCTGGACGAAACCGGGCCCGGTTCAGCTCCGCCGGCTGGTTTTCTCGCCCGGATGGAGGCGGCGATTGTGTTCGAGGACGCGCGCCTGCTGGTCATCAACAAGCCGACCGGCGTGGCCAGCCATGGCGGTAGCGGGATCAGCCATGGCGCCATCGAGACCATGCGCGCCCTGCGGCCCAACCAGTCGCTGGAACTGGTCCACCGCCTGGACCGGGACACCTCCGGCCTGCTGATCCTGGCCAAGAAGCGCTCGGCCCTGACCGAACTCCAGGCCTTGCTGCGCGAGGATGCCGGTCCGAACAAGGGCATCCGCAAGCGCTACCTGACCCTGCTGACCGGGCGCATGCCCGACGGCACCATGACCGTGGACGCGCCGCTGCTGGTTGGCCTGCGCCAGGGCGGCGAGCGCCACGTCCAGGTCAATGACGGCGGCAAGCCCAGCGTCAGCCACTTCAAGGTGCTCGAACGCCGCGGCGGCCAGTCCTATTGCGAAGTGCTGATCGAGACCGGCCGCACCCACCAGATTCGCGTCCACGCCCAGCACATCGGCCACGCGGTGGCCGGCGACGACAAATACGGCGATCCGGAAGCCAACAAGCGGTTGCGCGAGCAGGCAGGGCTGAAGCGGCTGTTCCTGCATGCCGCGTCGCTGGAATTTTCGCTGGACAGCGGCCGCACGCCTTACGTGCTCAACGCGCCGTTGGCCGATGACCTGGCCGCGGCGTTGGACGCGCTGGCCTGA
- a CDS encoding TonB-dependent receptor: MAEYLNLEANITERLSSAFALRHENYSDFGGNTSGSLSGRFDFTPRVALRGTVATAFRAPTLVQEHYAQITSQYVDSALTETGTFPVDSTVAKLLGATQLKPETSRSASVGLVLNPLDPWYLTIDAFFIKIKDRINLSSNLDVSSDTVADYLAANGVTATYDAVRYFTNAVDTRTRGVEVVNQYGWTFGNGQKLDTVLSWSYNDNKVTKVHDTPAILSELGITGTLVERRERYGMLGDSNPRTKLDLGLDYTIDSHWSTSANVNRYGWYKTYSNSGVQYDQWFGPRWTLDLSAKYAVGNWDFSVGANNITDTRPGRVSAINNTTGAYVYSLYSPLSWSGRYVYGRVGYSWK; encoded by the coding sequence CTGGCCGAATACCTCAACCTGGAAGCCAACATCACCGAGCGACTGTCTTCGGCCTTCGCCCTGCGCCACGAGAACTACAGCGACTTCGGCGGCAACACCAGCGGCTCGCTGTCCGGCCGCTTCGACTTCACGCCACGGGTAGCGCTGCGCGGCACCGTGGCCACCGCATTCCGCGCTCCGACCCTGGTGCAGGAGCACTACGCGCAGATCACTTCCCAATACGTGGACTCGGCACTCACTGAAACCGGCACCTTCCCGGTCGACTCGACCGTGGCGAAATTGCTCGGCGCCACCCAGCTCAAACCGGAAACCTCGCGCAGCGCCTCGGTGGGATTGGTGCTCAACCCGCTGGATCCGTGGTACCTGACGATCGATGCGTTCTTCATCAAGATCAAGGACCGCATCAACCTGTCCTCCAATCTGGACGTCTCCAGCGACACCGTCGCCGACTACCTGGCCGCCAACGGCGTCACCGCCACCTACGACGCAGTGCGCTATTTCACCAATGCCGTGGACACCCGTACCCGTGGCGTCGAAGTGGTGAACCAGTACGGCTGGACGTTCGGCAATGGCCAGAAACTCGACACGGTGCTCAGCTGGTCCTACAACGACAACAAGGTGACCAAGGTCCACGACACGCCGGCGATCCTGTCCGAGCTGGGCATCACCGGTACCCTGGTGGAACGCCGCGAGCGCTACGGCATGCTTGGCGATTCCAACCCACGTACCAAACTGGACCTGGGGCTTGACTACACCATCGACTCGCACTGGTCGACATCGGCCAACGTCAATCGCTACGGCTGGTACAAGACCTACAGCAACAGCGGCGTGCAGTACGACCAGTGGTTCGGCCCGCGCTGGACCCTGGATCTGAGCGCCAAGTACGCCGTCGGCAACTGGGACTTCAGCGTCGGTGCCAACAACATCACCGACACCCGCCCGGGTCGCGTGTCGGCGATCAACAACACCACCGGCGCCTACGTCTACAGTCTGTACTCGCCGTTGAGTTGGAGCGGCCGCTACGTCTACGGGCGCGTCGGCTACAGCTGGAAGTGA
- a CDS encoding energy transducer TonB, translating to MNTVSNLLVSLRGALCVSAVLLAAGCSQQPEAEAPAEPIATELTAVETPPPQYPMDAACNGNGGTSTLKVTVGTEGVPTDVIVFRGSGNDALDDAAVTAVKAWTFKAATRGGQPVAQTINVPVNFPPPQVRPDACFSLDEKKPAQP from the coding sequence ATGAACACTGTTTCCAACCTGCTGGTTTCCCTGCGCGGCGCGCTGTGCGTGTCCGCCGTCCTGCTGGCTGCCGGTTGCAGCCAGCAGCCCGAAGCCGAAGCCCCGGCCGAACCCATCGCGACCGAACTGACCGCCGTGGAAACCCCGCCGCCGCAGTACCCGATGGACGCGGCCTGCAACGGCAATGGCGGCACTTCGACGCTGAAGGTCACCGTCGGCACCGAGGGCGTGCCGACCGACGTCATCGTGTTCCGGGGTAGCGGCAACGACGCGCTGGACGATGCCGCCGTCACCGCGGTGAAGGCCTGGACGTTCAAGGCCGCCACCCGTGGCGGCCAGCCGGTCGCCCAGACCATCAACGTGCCGGTGAACTTCCCACCGCCGCAGGTTCGCCCGGATGCGTGCTTCTCGCTGGACGAGAAGAAGCCGGCGCAGCCATAA